In Syntrophorhabdales bacterium, the sequence GTGGTGATCGAAGAAGCACCTTCCTGTTCCGCGTAGGTGACGAACCTCTGGAGCAAACCACCCGGGGTCGTGAGTTTAAACCCGAGTGCACGGCGTACCTTGAGATACTCGTCGAGCGCATCGTAGAGCTTCATAGTTCTCCTCCTTGCCATGGCAGCGCGAGTGCACGCAGTGCCGCCACATCGACCTTGGCATAGATCTCTGTCGTGCTGGGAAGCTCGTGCCTTAAGATCTCACCAATCTCCGCGAGCGAGGCGCCGCCGCGGAGCATCCTGACGGCAAGGGCATGGCGCAAAAGATGTGTTCTCTTGCGCGCCGGATGGAGCCCGGCGCGAATGGAGGCTCTCCGCACGATGTCACCGATGGCTACAGAAGTGGAAAACCCTTGTCGCGGTGCGTAGATGCGGAGAAATACCCTGCGCGACGAACAGCGAGGTCGATGGCACAGATATGCGGCCAAGGCTTTGCCGACATCTTTGGGGATGGGAAGCCGGTCATGTCGGAAGCTCTTACCCCGCACCGTGAGCTCTCCACGTTCCCAGTCCAGATCATCGAGCTGCATATGCACCACCTCTCCCGCTCGCAGGCCGAGCCGTGCCAGGAGCAGTAACACCGCATAGTCACGCCGGCCGGTGAAACTGGACCGATTGCAGCTTCCGAGGAGGCGTTCTATCTCTTCTGACTCCAGAAACTTCGGGAGTTCCGCCATGCGCCAGTTGGCCACCGTGGGGACTGATGAGGCCAGGTCCGTCGGGATCTCACCCCGCTGGTAGAGAAAACAGCATAGGCTGCGCAGGGCCGTGGTCACGAGCTGGACACGTCGCAGGCTCAGCCTGTTCCCTTGGCGGATGATGAAGCCGGTAATATCCTTGAGCGTGAGATCGTTCAGAGCCGGTGGTTTACGACCAAAACACTCGAACAGAAATGCGTGCGCTATGGAAAGATAGCTGACTATGGTTGGCTTGGCGAGGCCACGCTCTTGGATAAGATACTCTGTGAATCCTTGTTCGACGACGTGAAGAGGACTCTCCTCGCGCGCCGGAGCGCAACCGATGACGCCGACATGACGCAAATGACTGAGAAGATCCCGCAGGGCCTGCGGCGCTTCATACTGAGAGAAACCTCTATGACGACGGTATCTGAGAAACTCCGACACGAGCTGTTCATCCAGGTCCTCCACGCCACGCTGTTTGATCTCAAGCCAACTGCTGAGAGCGGCCACCGACCTGATCTTATGTCTGGCCGTGGACCGTGGATGACCTCGCTCTGAGATATGCCGAGCAAAACCATCGATGTGTGGGCCCAGCGGACCGAGCCGCAAACGTTCCCGTGTGGACGGGAATACATAGAACTGATCAAGCATGTCTGCCTCCTCCTTGTAATGGAATTAAAGGAAGAAGACAGCAGAATTATGCCGAGCAAATCAAGTAGTGGTCAGGAGTATATCTCGGAATGGTAGGCTTCTGACTGGCACCGAGCTTAAGCACTCGGCATAATCCGGAACTCGGAATAATGCCTGAGGTCGTGAAACTTAAAGTTCTCAATTTCTGTCTTCGCAAGAGTGCCTTTGAAAGCTTCCCTCAAGACTTCGCACAGAGATGGGGAATACATTTCCGGTGATATCTTTTACGACGATCGCTTTCAACGTGGCCTGAAGAGTCTTTGACATTGGTATCAATCTCTTCTCACCATTCTTGGACTTTTCGATCCTGATGAGCGTCCGACCAAAATCAACGTCTCTCCATCTCAGCCCCAATAGCTCTCCTCTACGCATGCCGGAGTGCAGGGCCGTAACCAGCAGTGACCGCAACCAACGCGGGTTTGTCGCGGCAGCCAGAAGCTCTATCTCTTCCTCTGGCGTCAGCCACCGGTCACGTGCGTTCCTGTTACCCACCGAAAAGGAAAGATCCCCATCACTCACAGGATTCTCTCGTATCCACTTCCATCGTTTCTTGGCCACATTGAACATACGGCGTAATAAGGAAAGCTCCTGGTACACAGTCGCCGGCTTCACTTTCTTTGACCTGTCATCCTGATAATCGGCAACAAGCGGCGTCGTAATCTCAGCCAAAGTGTAACCTGAAAAGAACGCTTTCAGCTTCTTAATAGTGTGTTCGTCTCGGGAGTGCGCGTTTGTCTCCAGATACTCTTTGCTCATATCATCAAAGGTGACGTTTTTCGACATATGACTCTCAAAATAACGACCCTCCACCAAATCGGTGAGCACCTTGGCATGCAGCTTCTCGGCCATTTTCCTGTTGTCCGTATTCAGAGACTGGCGTATTCTGCGACCTTCAAACATGACAGCAAACCAATACGTGTTGCCTCGCTTATAGAGCCCCATTACTTTATACCTCCCTTCCGGGCTCTCGCTTGGATATCGCTATTATAGCAGTGTTCCGCCCGTTTGCAAGCACTTAACCACCCAAGAATCTCCTCCTCGTCAAAACGAAGCAGGCCGTTTATTTTCAGACAAGGAAGAATACCCTGTTCAGCCCAGGCATAGACGGTAGAAGGTTTCGCTCTCAAAAGTCCTGCGATTTCTTTAGCGGTCAATAGCTTCATCTGCTCCACCTTCCGTTTCTTTGATGATTAAACTGCACTCTAAACACACCAACTACCACGAACCAGACTTTAATCAGGTCCATCCCCAGCTTACGCCTCCTCACCAACATATGTTGCCCTCCTTTCGGGTCTATCCCCCCTCAAAAACTTTTTTCCCCTCACAGAGGGCCGGGGAAAAAAGGAAACTAAAGGAGAAAAATCGAATGGCCGGAATGCAGGGCGCATGGCAGCCAGTGAAGGGGGTATGATGCACGGATGGCAGGCGGGGTGCGGTGACGGAGTACCGCAGAATCGAGTTACTGGCGTTATTGAATTACTGAGGTTGTATAACTCACGTCGCGCGAAGCGCGACTTTTCTAGGTGAGGTAAACATATGAGTCATGAGGAATTGCGTACTATCGACAAGCTCCTTTTTGGCACTGCGCAAGCAAAGCACTCCTTCCTGCAAGGTTGCATTTTCAGCTTTCGCTATTCTATACTCGCTTTCACATGGCATTAAATACTGCTAGCGGTTCTCTTATTCTTCAAAAAAAGGGCCACCTATCCGACTAATGCTAGTGCGTCTCTAACGTAGTTCTGAAACTGAGCGTGGAGGAGCCAGCCGCGCTCCTCAGCCTTTATCCGTGCTAATTCCTCGTCCAAAGCATTAGCAATAAGGCTCCTCATTTCACTCCAGAGAGACATTGGGTCGACGTTGGCCTCGCTCAGCTGAGGGTATCTGTCGAGGGTCTGACCAGCCAGGCGACCGGCCAACTTGACCCGATCCGCCGGCGTTAAAGAACCGGCCATGTTCAGGAGCTGGAGCGGGATGGCGATCTTGACCCTGAACTTTCCAATAATGACTTCCTTGTTACGCATTGGCCGTGCTTCTTTGTGGACCGGTGTGGCCTCCTCCGCTACGGGTTCTGGCAGGGCGACTTCGGACCCTAACGTGGCAGCTATAGTTTCGAGAGGCTGGTTGCCGGGGAGCGCCTCGGTCTGAACAACGGAGTCGCCTTCGGCGGCAAGTGGCTCCGCGGTCCTCTCTTCGGATGTTTCCCTCTCTGCATTTTGCTCCACGCGGTTGTCCCTCAGCCGTTGGCGCGGTGTTCTTTTCGGCGTTGCCAGGCTGCTAAGCTTCTGAAACCGTTCAGCCATCTGTTTCGCGGTCATACCATCTATGATCTGAAAACCATTTGTCTCGCCGGCCTTCAGGCAGAGCTTACAGAACTTGTTGATGAGGCGGGGGACCCCGTGGTCAGAATACTCCCATAGCACATCGATCGCTTCATCCGTGAAGATCTTTTTCGTAGTGCCGGCAAGCTTCAGGCGAGTCTCGACGTAATCTCGTACCAGATCGGGTGA encodes:
- a CDS encoding integrase — its product is MGLYKRGNTYWFAVMFEGRRIRQSLNTDNRKMAEKLHAKVLTDLVEGRYFESHMSKNVTFDDMSKEYLETNAHSRDEHTIKKLKAFFSGYTLAEITTPLVADYQDDRSKKVKPATVYQELSLLRRMFNVAKKRWKWIRENPVSDGDLSFSVGNRNARDRWLTPEEEIELLAAATNPRWLRSLLVTALHSGMRRGELLGLRWRDVDFGRTLIRIEKSKNGEKRLIPMSKTLQATLKAIVVKDITGNVFPISVRSLEGSFQRHSCEDRN
- a CDS encoding tyrosine-type recombinase/integrase, which codes for MLDQFYVFPSTRERLRLGPLGPHIDGFARHISERGHPRSTARHKIRSVAALSSWLEIKQRGVEDLDEQLVSEFLRYRRHRGFSQYEAPQALRDLLSHLRHVGVIGCAPAREESPLHVVEQGFTEYLIQERGLAKPTIVSYLSIAHAFLFECFGRKPPALNDLTLKDITGFIIRQGNRLSLRRVQLVTTALRSLCCFLYQRGEIPTDLASSVPTVANWRMAELPKFLESEEIERLLGSCNRSSFTGRRDYAVLLLLARLGLRAGEVVHMQLDDLDWERGELTVRGKSFRHDRLPIPKDVGKALAAYLCHRPRCSSRRVFLRIYAPRQGFSTSVAIGDIVRRASIRAGLHPARKRTHLLRHALAVRMLRGGASLAEIGEILRHELPSTTEIYAKVDVAALRALALPWQGGEL
- a CDS encoding AAA family ATPase, yielding MYYDYWSLIKPPFDNVPDPSMYVESHASVENAITETLFAIEEGNECLAVIVGDVGLGKTLCLRLLLDNLAQDNYKVAFLTNPDMSFVQLMREIVGQLTGQPCEIKKRIDLLETFNKILFQTADAGKKVLLFIDEANALPPRNLESLRLLTNMQDDNRNLLTIIMAGQLELAQRLEHPCRANFFQRIGIYCRIDKIQSPDLVRDYVETRLKLAGTTKKIFTDEAIDVLWEYSDHGVPRLINKFCKLCLKAGETNGFQIIDGMTAKQMAERFQKLSSLATPKRTPRQRLRDNRVEQNAERETSEERTAEPLAAEGDSVVQTEALPGNQPLETIAATLGSEVALPEPVAEEATPVHKEARPMRNKEVIIGKFRVKIAIPLQLLNMAGSLTPADRVKLAGRLAGQTLDRYPQLSEANVDPMSLWSEMRSLIANALDEELARIKAEERGWLLHAQFQNYVRDALALVG